From Chryseobacterium gallinarum, one genomic window encodes:
- a CDS encoding 3'-5' exonuclease, which translates to MNLKLHKPLCIFDLETTGTNIGKDRIVEICILKVNPDASRESKTWRINPEMPIPKECSEIHGIYDEDVKDAPTFKEIAPKIMEMITGSDLGGFNSNRFDVPLLAEELLRVGMDFDLSKFRLVDAQTIFHKKEPRNLGAAYQFYCGKTLENAHSAEADVMATFEVLDAQVGKYDDIPNEIGPLSEFTFHNKHADLAGFIGYNEKLEEVFNFGKYKGQCVKVIFQKDLGYFGWLQNADFPLYTKKVFTKIQLSAKF; encoded by the coding sequence ATGAATTTAAAACTCCATAAACCGCTTTGTATTTTTGACCTGGAAACTACAGGTACAAATATCGGAAAAGACAGAATCGTTGAGATCTGTATCTTAAAGGTAAATCCTGATGCTTCCAGGGAGAGCAAGACATGGCGTATAAATCCGGAAATGCCCATTCCAAAAGAATGCAGCGAAATTCACGGAATTTATGATGAAGATGTAAAGGATGCTCCTACCTTCAAAGAAATTGCTCCCAAAATTATGGAAATGATTACCGGAAGTGATCTGGGAGGCTTTAATTCAAACAGGTTTGACGTTCCTCTTTTGGCAGAAGAGCTGTTACGGGTGGGAATGGATTTCGATCTTAGCAAATTCAGATTAGTGGACGCGCAGACTATTTTCCACAAAAAAGAACCCAGAAACCTGGGAGCGGCCTACCAGTTCTATTGTGGAAAAACATTGGAAAATGCCCATTCTGCAGAAGCTGATGTGATGGCCACATTTGAGGTATTGGATGCCCAGGTGGGAAAATATGATGATATTCCTAATGAAATAGGCCCTTTAAGTGAATTTACCTTCCATAATAAACATGCGGACCTTGCCGGATTTATCGGATACAATGAGAAACTTGAAGAAGTTTTTAATTTTGGAAAATATAAGGGACAATGTGTAAAGGTAATATTCCAGAAAGATTTAGGATATTTCGGGTGGCTTCAGAATGCCGATTTCCCGCTGTATACTAAGAAAGTATTTACTAAAATTCAATTATCTGCTAAATTTTAA
- a CDS encoding KUP/HAK/KT family potassium transporter: MAEVTEGGHHFDLKKLSFVGVIVSLGIVFGDIGTSPLYVMKAIVNARKEGAAMPFDEYIEGALSCIIWTLTLQTTLKYVIIALKADNKGEGGILALYSLVKKLKKKWLYVVAIIGASTLVADSVITPSLTVMSAIEGLKIYNPETPVVLITLVILFVIFVVQQFGTASIGKFFGPVMVTWFLVLGVSGSLHIFDHIEILRAFNPIYAYNLITHSSSAIVIMGAVFLCTTGAEALYSDLGHCGAKNIRISWVFVKLMLILNYLGQGSWLLDNYHQVHNGVNPFFGIMPEWAVLPSVILATAAAIIASQAVITGSFTMFSEAMSISFWPNQHIEYPSGIKGQMYIPRINWGLMAFCFIVVVFFQKSERMEAAYGLTITITMLMTTILLLFWLSRTRVSKIFIIGFAIVYLFLESGFFYANVIKFVDGGWLTMVLGGFIAVCMYAWYNGRLIKANFIQYVKIEKYVSILKDMKLDETIPKYATNLAYLSRAKRNDEVESKIIYSIIKKQPKRADHYFILSIVNQEDPYTFKYTVDEILPGTVYKINFLLGFKVDRRINDYFNMVLKDLMADGTIPSRSSHPSLRAHNIPPDLKYVIIDNTYINDILLTVKQKITLNIYNFVKYIGSDDFKAWGVSSHNVEVESAPITELTVYDNKIEQSGYFRHNS, translated from the coding sequence ATGGCAGAAGTTACAGAAGGCGGTCATCATTTTGACTTAAAGAAGCTTTCATTTGTAGGCGTTATAGTTTCTCTTGGAATCGTTTTCGGAGATATTGGTACGTCACCGCTTTACGTAATGAAAGCAATTGTGAACGCAAGAAAAGAAGGCGCCGCTATGCCGTTTGATGAATACATTGAAGGAGCTTTATCGTGTATCATCTGGACGTTGACGCTTCAGACTACCCTCAAATATGTAATCATTGCTCTTAAAGCAGATAACAAAGGGGAAGGTGGAATCCTTGCTCTTTATTCATTAGTAAAAAAACTGAAGAAAAAATGGCTGTATGTGGTCGCCATTATAGGAGCATCCACATTGGTAGCCGATAGTGTTATCACTCCTTCCTTAACGGTGATGTCCGCTATTGAAGGTCTGAAAATCTACAATCCCGAAACGCCTGTTGTTCTTATTACATTGGTGATTTTATTTGTGATTTTTGTCGTACAGCAGTTTGGAACCGCTTCCATCGGAAAGTTTTTCGGCCCTGTTATGGTGACGTGGTTCCTGGTTTTAGGAGTTTCCGGATCTCTTCACATCTTTGATCACATTGAAATTCTTAGAGCATTCAACCCGATATATGCCTATAACCTGATCACCCACTCTTCAAGTGCCATTGTTATTATGGGGGCTGTTTTCCTTTGTACAACGGGAGCAGAAGCTTTGTATTCGGATCTGGGGCATTGTGGTGCAAAGAATATCAGAATCAGCTGGGTATTTGTTAAGCTGATGCTTATTTTAAACTATTTGGGACAAGGTTCATGGCTGCTTGATAATTATCACCAGGTGCACAACGGAGTAAATCCTTTCTTTGGAATAATGCCTGAATGGGCCGTTTTACCAAGTGTAATCCTGGCCACAGCAGCAGCTATTATTGCGAGTCAGGCGGTTATCACCGGGTCATTTACCATGTTCTCGGAGGCAATGTCTATTTCTTTCTGGCCTAATCAGCATATTGAATATCCTTCAGGGATTAAAGGACAGATGTATATTCCAAGAATCAACTGGGGATTAATGGCTTTTTGTTTTATCGTCGTTGTATTCTTCCAGAAGTCAGAACGCATGGAAGCCGCTTATGGATTGACGATTACCATTACCATGCTCATGACAACCATTCTCCTTTTATTCTGGCTGAGCAGAACAAGGGTGAGCAAAATTTTTATTATAGGTTTTGCCATTGTTTATCTGTTCCTTGAATCAGGTTTCTTCTACGCAAATGTGATCAAATTTGTAGACGGAGGTTGGCTGACAATGGTGTTAGGAGGATTTATTGCAGTTTGTATGTATGCCTGGTATAACGGACGATTAATTAAGGCCAACTTTATCCAGTATGTGAAAATAGAAAAATATGTTTCTATTCTTAAAGATATGAAGCTGGACGAAACCATTCCTAAATATGCAACAAATCTTGCTTACCTGAGCAGGGCGAAAAGAAATGATGAAGTGGAATCTAAAATTATTTATTCCATTATTAAAAAACAGCCGAAAAGAGCAGATCATTACTTTATCCTAAGTATTGTAAACCAGGAAGATCCGTACACCTTTAAATATACCGTAGACGAAATTCTTCCCGGAACTGTTTATAAAATAAACTTCCTTCTTGGATTTAAAGTAGACCGGAGAATTAACGATTACTTCAATATGGTTTTAAAAGATTTAATGGCTGATGGGACCATTCCGTCAAGAAGCAGCCATCCGTCTTTAAGAGCTCACAATATCCCGCCGGATCTTAAGTATGTGATTATAGATAATACCTATATCAACGATATTCTTTTGACGGTTAAACAGAAAATTACTCTTAATATTTACAATTTTGTGAAGTATATCGGAAGTGATGATTTTAAAGCCTGGGGAGTATCTTCGCATAATGTTGAGGTAGAGTCTGCTCCTATTACGGAACTTACCGTTTATGATAATAAGATCGAGCAATCCGGGTATTTCCGTCACAACTCCTAG
- a CDS encoding putative signal transducing protein, translating to MSDLVRFKFYETALEANRDKQILAENGINSFIANEQLIQSDWLLSQAVGGIQLQVFEDDIEQAKKVLQEYHDNEKFALEVEHTIDHPGFDFVCPRCGSNHIYRDDSATSFFGISFLTSHTFKCYYCGNEFTR from the coding sequence ATGTCTGATCTTGTCCGTTTTAAATTTTATGAAACTGCCCTTGAAGCCAACAGGGACAAACAGATACTGGCTGAAAACGGAATCAACAGTTTCATTGCGAATGAACAGCTTATCCAATCGGATTGGCTGCTTTCTCAAGCTGTAGGCGGCATCCAGCTTCAGGTTTTTGAAGATGATATAGAGCAGGCAAAAAAAGTCCTTCAGGAATACCATGATAATGAAAAATTTGCCCTGGAGGTAGAACACACCATTGATCATCCCGGATTTGATTTTGTATGTCCCCGATGCGGCTCCAATCATATTTACAGGGACGACAGTGCAACCAGCTTCTTTGGGATTTCCTTTCTGACAAGCCATACATTTAAATGTTATTATTGTGGAAATGAATTTACCCGTTAG
- a CDS encoding universal stress protein — protein MINIILPVDFGDKTDQLVDGAIKFAKQINGRIYLIHVAPSDIGFAIGDMGFQYFPEVEANEIREELIQLNKIEQRIIAHDIDCEHLLKQGLAKDIILEYAKAKNADYIVMGSHGRSGIYDVFVGSLTKGLTKSSPVPVLVLPIHA, from the coding sequence ATGATCAATATTATATTACCCGTAGATTTTGGGGACAAAACAGACCAATTGGTAGATGGTGCCATAAAATTTGCAAAACAGATTAACGGCAGAATCTATCTGATCCATGTAGCACCATCAGACATTGGCTTTGCTATCGGTGATATGGGATTCCAGTATTTTCCGGAAGTGGAAGCCAACGAGATCAGAGAGGAACTTATTCAGCTTAATAAAATTGAGCAGAGGATAATTGCCCATGATATTGATTGTGAGCACCTTTTAAAACAAGGTCTTGCCAAAGATATCATTCTGGAATATGCCAAAGCAAAAAATGCAGATTATATTGTGATGGGATCACACGGAAGAAGCGGAATTTATGATGTATTTGTCGGAAGCTTAACTAAAGGGCTGACCAAAAGTTCGCCTGTTCCGGTGTTAGTACTGCCTATTCATGCTTAA
- a CDS encoding fumarylacetoacetate hydrolase family protein: MKIICIGRNYSEHAKELGNEIPEQPVIFIKPDTAVLKGNDFYLPEFSNDIHYELEVVVKISKGGKYIRKETAHKHYEELSLGIDFTARDLQSELKSKGLPWELAKGFDGSAVVGNFFKKENYDLEKLSFSLLKNKEKVQDGNTKDMIFNIDDIIAFASQYFTLRVGDLIFTGTPKGVGKVNENDILEAYLQDEKILDIRIL, encoded by the coding sequence ATGAAAATTATCTGCATAGGAAGAAACTACAGTGAACATGCCAAAGAATTAGGAAACGAGATTCCGGAACAGCCTGTCATTTTTATAAAGCCTGATACAGCAGTTTTAAAAGGAAATGATTTTTACCTTCCCGAATTTTCCAATGATATCCACTATGAGCTGGAAGTTGTGGTTAAGATTTCAAAAGGCGGAAAATATATCCGGAAAGAAACCGCTCACAAACATTATGAAGAACTTAGCCTTGGAATCGATTTTACAGCACGGGATCTTCAAAGTGAATTAAAGTCCAAAGGACTTCCGTGGGAGCTTGCCAAGGGTTTTGACGGCTCAGCTGTGGTAGGTAATTTCTTCAAAAAAGAAAATTATGACCTTGAAAAACTGTCTTTTTCACTCTTGAAAAACAAAGAAAAGGTGCAGGATGGAAATACAAAAGATATGATATTTAATATTGATGATATTATTGCCTTTGCTTCTCAGTATTTTACCTTAAGGGTAGGTGATCTTATTTTCACGGGAACTCCGAAAGGAGTAGGAAAAGTAAATGAAAATGATATCCTGGAAGCTTACCTTCAGGATGAAAAAATTCTTGATATCCGAATATTATAA
- a CDS encoding Fur family transcriptional regulator, whose amino-acid sequence MDTIQKEKNIALIKDVLRNYLLEKGFRNTPERYTILEEIYNMDHHFNVDDLYLLMMQKKYHVSKATIYNTIEIFLDAGLIRKHQFGEKTLTSSSYEKSYFDKQHDHLVIYKKDSDKEIEEIIEFCDPRIQGIKEAIEDAFGVKIDSHSLYFYGTKND is encoded by the coding sequence ATGGATACAATACAAAAAGAAAAAAATATAGCTTTGATCAAGGATGTTTTAAGAAACTACTTACTGGAAAAAGGGTTTAGAAACACCCCTGAAAGATATACGATATTAGAAGAGATTTATAATATGGATCATCACTTCAATGTTGATGATCTGTACCTTCTGATGATGCAGAAAAAATATCATGTTTCCAAAGCTACAATTTACAACACTATTGAAATTTTCCTGGATGCGGGCCTGATCCGTAAACATCAGTTCGGAGAAAAAACACTGACCTCTTCATCTTATGAAAAGTCTTATTTTGATAAACAGCATGACCATCTGGTAATCTACAAAAAAGACTCCGATAAAGAAATTGAAGAAATTATTGAATTCTGTGACCCCAGAATTCAAGGAATCAAAGAAGCCATTGAAGATGCATTTGGCGTAAAAATTGATTCTCATTCGCTATATTTTTATGGCACTAAGAATGACTAA
- a CDS encoding LTA synthase family protein, with protein MKFLKGFRKQEVLVLLYRIFLAYVFYQIARLLFWYFNKDLIKVDTVSEYIKLAYHGTAFDTTAILYVNALFILLSLLPLVINTKKGFQKVLFWLYFLTNGLAYAMNFGDFIYYKFSQARLTSAVFQVAEHESNVSKTLMISIGQHPFVLIWYIVLMVVWVFLYKKVKVEDKKPVKLLPYFLYSIVTLCITAVLVVGGIRGDFKHSTRPINMVDATRFVTNPLQGNMVLNSTFSFFRTLNTNNFKEVHFVDEKYIEDHVFPYKVYERKVENRPNIVIFIVESFGREYSGAFNKDKNIKDYVSYTPFIDSLATQSLIFPNTFANGRQSIHGMSSVLAGIPSLTDAFTGSPYSNQKIQSIVSVCNDLGYDTSFYHGAPNGSMGFLGFGNILGFKHYFGKTEYNHDEDFDGMWAIWDEPFLQYFAKNVGKKQPFMATVFTASSHHPFKIPAKYNGKFKKGRIEMHEPIQYTDYAIKKYFETAEKQPWFHNTIFVFTGDHTNQVYYSEYERAMNRYAVPLIFYSPNPDYQLKGISQETAQQADIYPTLADLIGYNKPIRSWGRSLVSNKNYPSIVVNSDGSTEQFIIGNYMYRFDGKQILGVYDKSDLGLEKNLIDQLKTAEVEKGKQVAKAWYQDYMDRVINRKLN; from the coding sequence ATGAAATTTTTAAAAGGATTTAGAAAACAGGAAGTTCTGGTATTGCTTTACAGAATTTTTTTAGCATATGTTTTTTATCAGATTGCCAGACTTTTGTTCTGGTATTTTAATAAAGACCTTATTAAAGTGGATACCGTTTCGGAATATATAAAATTAGCCTATCACGGTACAGCTTTCGATACAACGGCTATTTTATATGTGAATGCCTTATTTATCCTTCTCAGCCTGCTGCCATTGGTGATCAATACTAAAAAAGGCTTTCAGAAAGTTCTTTTCTGGCTTTATTTTTTGACCAACGGATTGGCCTATGCAATGAACTTCGGGGATTTTATTTATTATAAATTTTCCCAGGCAAGGCTTACTTCAGCAGTATTTCAGGTGGCAGAGCATGAGTCAAACGTTTCAAAAACATTAATGATTTCCATCGGGCAACATCCTTTTGTACTGATCTGGTATATTGTTTTAATGGTGGTATGGGTTTTCCTTTATAAAAAAGTAAAGGTTGAAGATAAAAAACCGGTAAAACTGCTTCCTTACTTTCTGTATTCGATTGTTACCTTATGCATTACGGCCGTTTTGGTTGTAGGAGGGATCAGAGGGGACTTCAAGCATAGCACAAGACCTATCAATATGGTGGATGCTACCCGTTTTGTAACAAATCCGTTACAGGGGAACATGGTTCTCAATAGTACATTTTCTTTTTTCAGAACTTTAAATACGAATAATTTTAAAGAAGTTCATTTTGTAGATGAAAAATATATTGAAGATCATGTATTTCCCTACAAGGTATATGAAAGAAAAGTTGAAAATCGTCCTAATATTGTTATTTTCATCGTAGAATCTTTCGGAAGAGAATATTCCGGAGCTTTTAATAAAGATAAGAATATTAAAGATTACGTTTCCTACACTCCGTTTATAGATAGTCTGGCCACTCAAAGTCTTATTTTTCCCAACACTTTTGCCAATGGAAGACAGTCTATTCACGGAATGAGCAGTGTACTGGCAGGAATTCCGAGCCTTACAGATGCTTTTACAGGATCTCCGTATTCCAATCAGAAAATTCAGTCTATTGTTTCCGTTTGTAATGATCTGGGGTATGATACCTCTTTTTACCACGGGGCACCCAACGGATCGATGGGTTTCCTCGGATTCGGAAATATCCTGGGATTCAAACATTATTTTGGAAAAACAGAATATAATCATGATGAGGATTTTGATGGAATGTGGGCAATATGGGATGAGCCCTTCCTTCAGTATTTTGCTAAAAATGTAGGAAAAAAACAACCTTTCATGGCTACAGTATTTACCGCTTCCTCACATCATCCTTTTAAAATCCCTGCAAAATACAACGGGAAATTTAAAAAAGGCAGAATAGAAATGCATGAGCCGATCCAGTACACGGACTATGCCATTAAAAAGTATTTTGAGACCGCTGAAAAGCAGCCCTGGTTCCACAATACGATTTTCGTTTTCACCGGGGATCATACCAACCAGGTGTATTATTCTGAATATGAACGGGCAATGAACCGGTATGCTGTTCCTTTGATCTTTTATTCCCCCAACCCTGATTATCAGCTCAAGGGAATCAGCCAGGAAACAGCACAACAGGCAGATATTTATCCGACACTGGCAGACCTTATCGGCTATAATAAACCTATCAGAAGCTGGGGGAGAAGCCTGGTAAGCAACAAAAACTATCCCTCTATTGTTGTAAATTCTGATGGAAGCACCGAACAGTTTATTATCGGAAACTATATGTACCGTTTTGACGGAAAACAAATCCTCGGAGTCTATGATAAAAGTGATCTGGGACTTGAAAAAAATCTGATAGACCAGCTGAAAACTGCCGAAGTTGAAAAAGGAAAACAGGTAGCGAAAGCCTGGTATCAGGATTATATGGATAGGGTAATCAACAGGAAATTGAATTAG
- a CDS encoding DUF2147 domain-containing protein yields the protein MKKIMLTFVLSLFSVLTFAQIEGKWKTIDDETKQAKSIVEIFKKSDGKYYGKVSQLLIKPADPNCTACKDDRKGKPIVGLEIIRGLKKEGDEFTGGSITDPKTGKTYKCTITRSGDKLNVRGYLGLSLLGRTQVWEKAN from the coding sequence ATGAAAAAAATAATGTTAACATTCGTCCTTTCCCTGTTCAGTGTGCTTACCTTTGCACAGATAGAAGGAAAGTGGAAGACTATAGATGATGAAACAAAGCAGGCTAAATCCATTGTTGAGATATTTAAAAAATCAGACGGAAAATATTACGGAAAAGTTTCACAGTTACTGATAAAGCCGGCTGATCCTAATTGTACAGCTTGTAAAGATGACAGAAAAGGGAAACCGATTGTAGGATTGGAAATCATCAGAGGGCTGAAAAAAGAAGGGGATGAATTTACCGGGGGTAGTATTACCGATCCTAAAACAGGGAAAACCTACAAATGCACGATTACAAGAAGCGGTGATAAGCTTAATGTAAGAGGATATCTGGGATTATCATTATTAGGAAGAACCCAGGTTTGGGAAAAAGCAAACTAA
- a CDS encoding pyruvate dehydrogenase complex E1 component subunit beta: MAEYTFREVIAQAMSEEMRKDESIYLMGEEVAEYNGAYKASKGMLDEFGPKRVIDTPIAELGFAGISVGAAMNGSRPIVEFMTFNFSLVGIDQIINNAAKIRQMSGGQWNCPIVFRGPTASAGQLGATHSQAFESWYANCPGLKVVVPSNPYDAKGLLKTAIQDNDPVIFMESEQMYGDKMEIPEEEYYLPIGKADIKKEGTDVTLVSFGKIMKLAIQAAEDMAKEGISVEVIDLRTVRPLDFDTILESVKKTNRLVILEEAWPFGSVSSEITYMVQQKAFDYLDAPIKRITTPDAPAPYSAALFAEWFPKLEKVKEEIKKAMYVK, encoded by the coding sequence ATGGCAGAATATACTTTTCGTGAGGTAATTGCACAGGCAATGAGCGAGGAAATGCGTAAAGACGAATCCATCTACCTGATGGGGGAGGAAGTTGCAGAATATAATGGTGCATATAAAGCTTCAAAAGGAATGCTGGATGAATTTGGTCCGAAAAGAGTAATCGATACTCCGATTGCAGAGCTTGGATTTGCAGGAATCTCCGTGGGAGCTGCAATGAATGGAAGCAGACCGATCGTAGAATTTATGACATTCAATTTTTCACTAGTAGGAATTGATCAGATTATCAATAATGCAGCGAAAATCCGTCAGATGAGTGGTGGACAGTGGAACTGTCCAATCGTTTTCCGTGGTCCTACCGCTTCAGCAGGACAATTGGGAGCTACACACTCTCAGGCCTTTGAAAGTTGGTATGCCAACTGCCCGGGGCTTAAAGTAGTGGTACCTTCCAACCCTTATGATGCAAAAGGATTATTGAAAACAGCAATCCAGGATAATGACCCTGTTATTTTCATGGAATCTGAGCAGATGTATGGAGATAAAATGGAAATTCCTGAAGAAGAATATTACTTACCAATAGGAAAAGCAGATATCAAAAAAGAAGGTACAGATGTTACCTTGGTTTCTTTCGGTAAAATCATGAAGCTGGCTATCCAGGCTGCTGAAGATATGGCTAAAGAAGGTATCTCTGTAGAAGTGATCGACCTTAGAACAGTTCGCCCTCTTGATTTCGATACAATTTTAGAATCAGTGAAGAAAACAAACAGACTGGTTATCCTGGAAGAAGCATGGCCGTTTGGTTCAGTATCTTCAGAAATTACTTATATGGTACAGCAAAAAGCATTTGATTATTTAGATGCTCCTATCAAGAGAATTACTACTCCTGATGCGCCTGCACCTTACTCAGCAGCATTGTTTGCAGAATGGTTCCCAAAACTTGAAAAAGTAAAAGAAGAAATCAAAAAAGCGATGTACGTGAAATAA
- a CDS encoding OstA-like protein — MRIILFLLLLISTLSFAQDKTPVKRDPYLQTPSSARPVQTKPEDKVKIIHADKIIKDPEKYEGNQYFTGNVQIEHQGSVLTADEVILYNEENFVKAIGNTRLQNTDGSVITAGEMEYDGNTQKGVARKNVVLTDPKQTIKTDILYYDRISNQAYFNTGGTISDGQNITYTKSATYFLNTKIVDLTGNVKIDTPQYIIEGPNIKQNQNTKVADFTGPTTITNKANPKNRVYTERGTYKMETKEAFLNKNSKIFYNDKILTGDDMYYNQLSGFGKATGNVMLDDPKEKRYIKGGYGEVFEKKDSAMMTKNPYAVKVMEKDSIYFAAEKIISYQRPDSSDIKVKKSYLRAYKKARVYKSNAQGRADSIAFNETDGIMHMYTQPILWSGEKQVTGDKVEAYFNTKTEDIDSLKVIGNAFAISKVDSLTLKDEFNQVKGKFMTVYYEKNAIKEAKVIGNAQSIVYVDDTDQETKKPERIGITLSACGIIGALFEERALQIISCSIGATSDTYPMSKIEPARRKFPDFNWNTKDRIRKWQDILVDSPNYEEIKYSADTELYDKAQEAVEKERAKEEAKKPKRVRK; from the coding sequence ATGAGAATAATCCTTTTTCTGTTACTTCTTATCTCTACGCTCAGTTTTGCGCAGGATAAAACTCCCGTGAAGAGAGATCCCTATCTGCAGACTCCTTCATCGGCCCGGCCTGTCCAGACAAAGCCTGAAGATAAAGTAAAAATCATCCACGCAGATAAAATTATAAAAGACCCTGAAAAATATGAAGGCAATCAGTACTTCACAGGAAATGTTCAGATTGAACACCAGGGCTCTGTTCTTACAGCAGATGAAGTCATCCTGTATAATGAGGAAAACTTTGTAAAAGCAATCGGAAATACAAGACTTCAGAATACCGACGGCTCCGTAATTACTGCAGGAGAGATGGAATATGACGGGAATACCCAGAAAGGGGTTGCCCGGAAAAATGTAGTGCTTACAGATCCGAAACAAACCATTAAGACAGATATCCTGTATTATGACAGGATCTCCAATCAGGCCTATTTTAATACCGGAGGTACAATCTCGGACGGACAGAATATAACCTATACCAAATCGGCTACGTATTTTCTCAATACCAAAATAGTAGATCTTACCGGAAACGTAAAGATAGATACTCCGCAGTACATTATTGAAGGACCTAATATCAAACAGAATCAAAATACAAAGGTTGCCGACTTTACCGGACCAACAACCATTACCAACAAGGCTAATCCAAAAAACAGGGTATACACGGAAAGAGGAACTTATAAGATGGAAACCAAGGAAGCCTTCCTTAATAAAAATTCCAAGATTTTTTATAATGATAAAATCCTTACAGGGGACGATATGTATTATAATCAGCTGAGTGGCTTTGGAAAAGCAACCGGAAATGTAATGCTGGATGACCCGAAAGAAAAAAGGTATATCAAAGGAGGCTATGGAGAGGTTTTTGAGAAAAAAGACTCTGCCATGATGACTAAAAATCCTTATGCGGTAAAAGTAATGGAAAAAGATTCCATCTATTTTGCTGCAGAAAAAATTATCTCTTATCAAAGACCGGATTCATCAGATATCAAGGTGAAAAAAAGCTATTTGAGAGCATATAAAAAAGCGCGTGTCTATAAATCCAATGCTCAGGGAAGAGCAGATTCCATTGCCTTTAATGAAACAGATGGAATCATGCATATGTATACCCAGCCCATTCTGTGGAGTGGAGAAAAACAAGTGACCGGAGACAAAGTAGAAGCTTATTTCAATACCAAAACTGAAGACATAGACTCTTTAAAAGTTATTGGTAATGCCTTTGCGATCAGCAAAGTGGATTCTTTAACATTAAAAGATGAATTCAACCAGGTGAAAGGAAAATTCATGACGGTTTACTATGAGAAAAATGCGATCAAAGAAGCGAAGGTTATCGGAAATGCGCAATCTATCGTGTATGTAGATGATACGGATCAGGAAACAAAGAAGCCCGAAAGAATCGGAATTACCCTGTCTGCTTGCGGGATTATAGGTGCCTTGTTTGAAGAAAGGGCCCTGCAAATTATTTCCTGTAGTATAGGTGCAACTTCAGATACCTATCCGATGAGCAAAATAGAACCGGCCAGAAGAAAATTCCCGGATTTTAACTGGAATACCAAAGATAGAATCAGAAAATGGCAGGATATTCTTGTCGATAGTCCTAATTACGAAGAAATAAAATACTCTGCCGATACCGAGCTCTATGATAAAGCCCAGGAAGCTGTGGAAAAAGAAAGAGCGAAAGAAGAGGCTAAAAAGCCGAAGAGAGTAAGAAAATAA
- a CDS encoding CDP-alcohol phosphatidyltransferase family protein has protein sequence MDFIKNNLANALTLANLFAGSIGAIHLISGDYQTTALCLVLSAVFDFFDGFVARALKSNSNLGLQLDSLADMVSFGLIPGLTMYKALEPFGTELLGMHLPFEIKYTGLLVTVFSCLRLAIFNLDEEQRYYFKGLNTPTNTVLLFGLYYAFKETGNFSFLFENALLLILLTILTSWLLISPIKMMAMKFKSRQLKDNYPKLVLLIGGIIIIALFKVVGIPILVLYYMLVSLVFQNQLK, from the coding sequence ATGGATTTTATAAAGAATAATCTGGCCAACGCTTTGACCCTAGCTAATTTATTTGCAGGTTCCATAGGTGCTATACATCTTATTTCAGGAGACTATCAGACCACAGCCCTTTGTCTTGTTCTCTCCGCAGTTTTTGACTTTTTTGACGGTTTTGTTGCCAGAGCCCTGAAATCAAACTCTAACCTCGGGCTTCAGCTTGATTCTCTTGCGGATATGGTGAGTTTTGGATTGATTCCCGGCCTTACGATGTATAAAGCCCTGGAGCCTTTCGGAACTGAGCTGCTGGGAATGCATTTACCTTTTGAAATCAAATATACAGGTTTACTGGTTACCGTATTTTCCTGTCTGAGACTTGCCATTTTTAACCTTGATGAAGAACAGCGTTATTATTTCAAAGGTCTAAATACTCCTACCAACACCGTTTTACTTTTCGGTTTGTATTACGCTTTTAAAGAAACCGGTAACTTCAGCTTTCTGTTTGAGAATGCCTTGTTATTGATTTTACTCACCATCCTTACCTCCTGGCTTTTGATCAGTCCGATAAAAATGATGGCTATGAAATTCAAATCCAGGCAATTAAAAGATAATTACCCCAAACTTGTTTTATTGATAGGCGGCATTATTATTATTGCCTTATTTAAAGTGGTGGGAATACCGATACTAGTCCTTTATTATATGCTGGTATCATTAGTTTTTCAAAACCAGTTAAAATAA